One window of Streptomyces sp. FIT100 genomic DNA carries:
- a CDS encoding MFS transporter, producing the protein MAYREIITRPVLTWGTVAVGARLPVAAAPLALVFLVRERPGGYTLGAVLAAVYVVGEIVGAPVLGMRMRPERARPQLAAGLAAGAAGFGALGVAHDAHPVLLGVFAFVAGAGPAAAPGGMRALLTSLVPERAVAQAMSLESVLTFGIWAVAPALTAALALGTAPHAPLLLVAVLMAASVAGLWALPAGWATGDDAAGGGGGTLRVVLGAWPVYVAGAASMTLLALAELILPALLEQRGIAIGWSGAVLAGFSIGSAVGAFVYGLRSWPGRLPTQNLVLLLGVSACVAVVAVLPGLLWIGTGLAVAGVMQAGAMLTRNLALRELLPPGALAAGYSVMYAAVGAGYAASGSLAGGLLRVVAPSTAILAGVCLTLLLAVVGAVGERRVSAGASGGVRAGRVSLPPVSS; encoded by the coding sequence ATGGCGTATCGCGAGATCATCACCCGACCCGTACTGACCTGGGGCACCGTGGCCGTCGGGGCGCGGCTGCCGGTGGCGGCGGCGCCGCTCGCGCTCGTCTTCCTCGTACGGGAGCGGCCCGGGGGCTACACCCTCGGCGCGGTGCTCGCCGCCGTGTACGTCGTCGGCGAGATCGTCGGGGCGCCGGTGCTCGGGATGCGGATGCGGCCCGAGCGGGCGCGGCCGCAGCTGGCCGCCGGACTCGCGGCCGGGGCGGCGGGCTTCGGAGCGCTGGGCGTCGCGCACGATGCCCACCCGGTGCTGCTCGGCGTCTTCGCCTTCGTCGCGGGGGCCGGGCCCGCGGCCGCGCCCGGCGGTATGCGGGCCCTGTTGACCAGCCTGGTGCCCGAGCGGGCCGTCGCCCAGGCGATGAGCCTGGAGTCGGTGCTGACGTTCGGCATCTGGGCGGTGGCGCCGGCCCTGACCGCGGCGCTGGCGCTGGGGACCGCTCCGCACGCGCCGCTGCTGCTCGTCGCCGTGCTGATGGCCGCGTCCGTGGCGGGGCTGTGGGCGCTGCCCGCGGGCTGGGCGACGGGGGACGACGCCGCCGGCGGCGGTGGGGGGACGCTGCGGGTCGTGCTGGGGGCGTGGCCGGTGTACGTGGCCGGCGCGGCCTCGATGACCCTGCTGGCGCTGGCCGAGCTGATCCTGCCCGCGCTCCTGGAGCAGCGCGGCATCGCCATCGGCTGGTCCGGCGCGGTCCTCGCGGGCTTCTCGATCGGCTCGGCGGTGGGCGCGTTCGTCTACGGGCTGCGGAGCTGGCCGGGCCGGCTGCCGACGCAGAACCTCGTCCTGCTGCTCGGCGTCTCGGCGTGCGTGGCCGTGGTCGCGGTGCTGCCCGGCCTCCTCTGGATCGGTACGGGCCTGGCCGTCGCGGGCGTCATGCAGGCCGGGGCGATGCTCACCCGCAACCTGGCCCTGCGCGAACTCCTCCCGCCTGGTGCGCTCGCCGCGGGCTACTCGGTGATGTACGCGGCGGTGGGCGCGGGTTACGCGGCGAGCGGATCCCTCGCGGGCGGGCTGCTGCGGGTCGTCGCCCCCTCGACGGCGATCCTGGCGGGCGTCTGTCTGACGCTGCTGCTGGCGGTGGTGGGCGCGGTGGGGGAGCGGCGCGTGTCCGCCGGGGCCTCCGGCGGTGTGCGGGCAGGGCGAG
- a CDS encoding Zn-dependent alcohol dehydrogenase, with the protein MRGVVFDGERAEVADDLEIRDPGPGEVLVAVAAAGLCHSDLSVIDGTIPFPVPVVLGHEGAGVVEAVGPGVTHVAPGDHVSMSTLANCGACAECDRGRPTMCRRAIGRPERPFSRAGEPLYQFASNSAFAERTLVKAVQAVRIPREIPLTSAALIGCGVLTGVGAVLNRAKVAIGDTVVVIGAGGIGLNVLQGARLAGASTIVAVDTNPAKEQTARRFGATHFLTAVDGVRELLPDGAQHVFECVGHTGLVRQAIDLLDRHGQAVLLGMPAPTAEATFLPAAMFLDKSILGCRYGSSRPQRDIALYARLYGEGRLLLDELVTEVYPVEDFAKAADDAEQGRVARGVLTF; encoded by the coding sequence GTGAGAGGTGTCGTCTTCGACGGTGAACGGGCAGAGGTGGCGGACGATCTGGAGATACGGGACCCGGGCCCCGGCGAGGTGCTGGTCGCCGTCGCCGCGGCCGGGCTGTGCCACAGCGATCTGTCGGTGATCGACGGGACGATCCCCTTCCCGGTGCCCGTCGTGCTCGGCCACGAGGGCGCGGGTGTCGTCGAGGCGGTCGGCCCCGGCGTCACCCATGTCGCGCCCGGTGACCATGTGTCGATGTCGACGCTCGCCAACTGCGGGGCGTGCGCCGAGTGCGACCGGGGGCGGCCGACCATGTGCCGCAGGGCGATCGGGCGGCCGGAGCGGCCGTTCTCGCGGGCCGGGGAGCCGCTGTACCAGTTCGCCTCCAACTCCGCCTTCGCGGAACGGACACTGGTGAAGGCCGTACAGGCGGTGAGGATCCCCCGGGAGATCCCCCTCACCTCCGCCGCGCTCATCGGCTGCGGCGTCCTGACCGGCGTGGGCGCCGTGCTCAACCGGGCGAAGGTCGCCATCGGCGACACCGTCGTCGTCATCGGCGCAGGCGGTATCGGCCTCAACGTCCTCCAGGGCGCGCGGCTCGCCGGAGCGTCCACCATCGTCGCCGTCGACACGAACCCCGCGAAGGAGCAGACGGCCCGGCGCTTCGGCGCGACGCACTTCCTGACCGCCGTGGACGGCGTGCGGGAGCTGCTCCCCGACGGCGCCCAGCACGTCTTCGAGTGCGTCGGGCACACCGGGCTCGTGCGGCAGGCGATCGACCTCCTCGACCGGCACGGCCAGGCGGTCCTGCTCGGCATGCCGGCCCCCACGGCAGAGGCGACGTTCCTGCCCGCCGCGATGTTCCTCGACAAGTCCATCCTGGGCTGCCGGTACGGCTCCTCGCGGCCGCAGCGCGACATCGCGCTGTACGCCCGGCTCTACGGCGAAGGGCGGCTGCTCCTCGACGAGTTGGTGACGGAGGTGTACCCGGTCGAGGACTTCGCGAAGGCCGCCGACGACGCGGAGCAGGGCCGGGTGGCACGGGGGGTGCTGACGTTCTGA
- a CDS encoding acyl-CoA dehydrogenase family protein, producing the protein MDFEFGPEDETFRREAREWLGAHLAGGAAEGPAREWERTLGRDGWIGLGWAADAEYGNRHATLTQQVVWAEEYARSHAPARLGHIGENLLAPTLIAYGSEEQQARHLPGVARGEELWCQGYSEPGAGSDLASVRTRAVPDGTGYRVTGQKIWTSLAHEAHWCFVLARTEPGSVRHHGLSFLLVPMDQPGRIDVRPIRQMTGTSEFNEVFLDGAEAVDVVGGEGNGWQVAVGLLALERGVSTLVQQIGFAEELGRIVALAVANGAATDPVVRDRLVRQWAELRTMRWNALRTLGGTGGPGAPSVAKLLWGRWHQRLGELAMQIRGAAAAAGPGAWSSAYELDELQRLFLFTRADTIYGGSDEIQRNIIAERVLGLPREQR; encoded by the coding sequence ATGGACTTCGAGTTCGGCCCGGAGGACGAGACCTTCCGGCGTGAGGCCCGTGAGTGGCTCGGCGCGCACCTCGCGGGGGGCGCCGCCGAAGGCCCGGCGCGGGAGTGGGAGCGGACGCTCGGCCGCGACGGCTGGATCGGCCTCGGCTGGGCGGCGGACGCCGAGTACGGCAACCGCCACGCCACCCTCACCCAGCAGGTCGTCTGGGCGGAGGAGTACGCCCGCTCCCACGCCCCCGCCCGCCTCGGCCACATCGGCGAGAACCTGCTCGCCCCGACCCTCATCGCCTACGGCAGCGAGGAGCAGCAGGCCCGCCACCTGCCCGGCGTCGCCCGCGGCGAGGAGCTCTGGTGCCAGGGCTACAGCGAGCCGGGCGCCGGCTCGGACCTCGCCTCGGTCCGCACCCGGGCCGTGCCCGACGGCACCGGATACCGGGTCACCGGGCAGAAGATCTGGACCTCCCTCGCCCACGAGGCCCACTGGTGCTTCGTCCTCGCCCGCACCGAGCCCGGCTCCGTCCGCCACCACGGCCTGTCGTTCCTGCTGGTGCCGATGGACCAGCCGGGCCGGATCGATGTGCGGCCCATCCGGCAGATGACGGGGACGAGCGAGTTCAACGAGGTCTTCCTCGACGGCGCCGAGGCCGTCGACGTCGTCGGCGGCGAGGGCAACGGCTGGCAGGTCGCCGTTGGCCTGCTCGCCCTGGAGCGCGGGGTGTCGACGCTCGTCCAGCAGATCGGCTTCGCGGAGGAGCTGGGGCGGATCGTCGCGCTGGCCGTGGCGAACGGCGCCGCCACCGACCCCGTCGTGCGCGACCGCCTCGTACGCCAGTGGGCCGAGCTGCGCACCATGCGCTGGAACGCCCTGCGCACACTGGGCGGTACGGGCGGCCCGGGCGCCCCCAGCGTCGCGAAGCTGCTCTGGGGCCGCTGGCACCAGCGCCTCGGCGAGCTGGCGATGCAGATCCGGGGCGCGGCCGCCGCGGCCGGTCCGGGCGCGTGGTCGTCCGCGTACGAACTCGACGAGCTTCAGCGGCTCTTCCTCTTCACCCGCGCCGACACGATCTACGGCGGCTCGGACGAGATCCAGCGGAACATCATCGCCGAGCGCGTGCTCGGCCTACCCAGGGAGCAGCGGTGA
- a CDS encoding SDR family NAD(P)-dependent oxidoreductase — MGNFLAGKVVAVTGAGRGIGRAVALACAAEGAKVVVNDYGVSIVGAEPASEIAEAVVKEIEAAGGDAVAVADDISTMAGGQRVTDTALARYGRIDGVVCVAGILRERMLFNMTEEEWDPVVATHLKGTFTVFRAASAVMRKQGGGTLIGFTSGNHQGSVAQANYSAAKGGIISLVRSAALGLHKYGVTANAVAPVARTRMSANVPMELKEIGEPEDVAAFVVYLLSDRAKAENITGQVYTIAGPKIAVWAQPRELRAGYADGAWTPEKIADFLPGTVGTDPMPMLARLEEMARAAASGDRPNA; from the coding sequence GTGGGGAACTTCTTGGCAGGCAAGGTCGTCGCCGTGACCGGTGCCGGGCGCGGCATCGGCCGCGCCGTGGCCCTCGCCTGCGCCGCCGAGGGAGCGAAGGTCGTCGTCAACGACTACGGGGTCTCGATCGTGGGCGCCGAGCCCGCGTCGGAGATCGCCGAAGCCGTCGTCAAGGAGATCGAAGCCGCGGGCGGCGACGCGGTCGCCGTCGCGGACGACATCTCGACCATGGCGGGCGGGCAGCGCGTCACCGACACGGCGCTGGCGCGGTACGGGCGGATCGACGGTGTCGTCTGCGTCGCCGGCATCCTGCGCGAGCGCATGCTCTTCAACATGACCGAGGAGGAGTGGGACCCGGTCGTCGCCACCCATCTGAAGGGCACCTTCACCGTCTTCCGGGCCGCCTCGGCGGTCATGCGCAAACAAGGCGGCGGCACGCTCATCGGCTTCACCAGCGGCAACCACCAGGGCTCGGTCGCCCAGGCCAACTACTCCGCCGCCAAGGGCGGCATCATCTCCCTGGTCCGCAGCGCCGCGCTCGGCCTGCACAAGTACGGCGTCACGGCGAACGCGGTCGCCCCGGTCGCACGGACGCGCATGTCCGCGAACGTCCCCATGGAGCTGAAGGAGATCGGCGAGCCGGAGGACGTCGCCGCATTCGTCGTCTACCTGCTCTCCGACCGCGCGAAGGCGGAGAACATCACCGGCCAGGTCTACACGATCGCGGGCCCCAAGATCGCGGTCTGGGCGCAGCCGCGGGAACTGCGGGCCGGGTACGCGGACGGCGCCTGGACCCCCGAGAAGATCGCCGACTTCCTCCCGGGGACGGTGGGGACGGACCCCATGCCGATGCTGGCCCGCCTGGAGGAGATGGCCCGTGCGGCGGCCTCGGGCGACCGCCCGAACGCGTAG
- a CDS encoding cyclase family protein: MSLPEQFHEIAKRVNNWGRWGADDEIGTLNLITGEVVRGAAAEVRTGRRVPLALPLQQDGVQTGMIPGRVNPLHTMVQINQELFGPGTVATSDDAVTMGLQAGTHWDALTHASHSGKIYNGRPADTVTAHAGARFSGIDKVTTLVSRGVLLDVARAKGVDRLPGDHAVTPEDLAEAEEFGGVRVRAGDVVLVRTGQIQAYLGGDKHGYAYPSPGLSIRTPEWFHGRDAAAVANDTLTFEIFPPEHEDLWLPVHALDLVEMGMLQGQNWNLEELSTACVEEGRYAFLLSATPEPFVGGTGTPVAPVAVL; encoded by the coding sequence ATGTCACTGCCGGAGCAGTTCCACGAGATCGCCAAGCGCGTGAACAACTGGGGGCGTTGGGGCGCGGACGACGAGATCGGCACGCTCAACCTGATCACCGGCGAGGTGGTGCGGGGCGCCGCGGCGGAGGTCCGCACCGGACGCCGGGTGCCGCTCGCCCTCCCCCTCCAGCAGGACGGCGTGCAGACCGGCATGATCCCGGGCCGGGTCAACCCGCTGCACACGATGGTCCAGATCAACCAGGAGCTCTTCGGCCCCGGCACGGTCGCCACCAGCGACGACGCCGTGACCATGGGGCTCCAGGCGGGCACGCACTGGGACGCGCTCACCCACGCCTCCCACTCGGGGAAGATCTACAACGGCCGCCCGGCCGACACCGTCACCGCCCACGCCGGGGCCCGGTTCAGCGGTATCGACAAGGTCACCACGCTCGTCTCGCGCGGTGTGCTGCTCGACGTCGCCCGCGCGAAGGGCGTGGACCGACTGCCCGGCGACCATGCGGTCACGCCGGAAGACCTGGCGGAGGCGGAGGAGTTCGGCGGCGTACGCGTACGGGCCGGGGACGTCGTGCTCGTACGGACCGGGCAGATCCAGGCGTACCTGGGCGGCGACAAGCACGGGTACGCGTATCCGTCGCCGGGGCTCTCGATCCGTACGCCCGAGTGGTTCCACGGCCGCGACGCCGCGGCCGTCGCGAACGACACGCTGACCTTCGAGATCTTCCCGCCGGAGCACGAGGACCTGTGGCTGCCCGTGCACGCGCTCGATCTGGTCGAGATGGGCATGCTCCAGGGGCAGAACTGGAATCTGGAGGAGCTCTCGACCGCCTGCGTCGAGGAAGGGCGGTACGCCTTCCTCCTGTCGGCGACACCCGAGCCGTTCGTGGGCGGCACGGGGACCCCCGTCGCTCCGGTCGCGGTGCTGTAG
- a CDS encoding ATP-binding protein, which produces MQVLQVQLEVGPDPAEVGRARRWARSRLAGSGIGDDEPLAETLVLLISELVTNAVVHTGCPAVLRMLFGAGDAVRVEVADTSARPPQPRHAQGGDTNGRGLELVDGLADRWGWQPEGSGKSIWCEVDRCAGAPMPGEAVPAGAAGAAGAAGAAAHTPVPTPVPTA; this is translated from the coding sequence GTGCAGGTGCTTCAGGTTCAGTTGGAGGTCGGGCCGGATCCCGCCGAAGTGGGACGTGCCCGGAGGTGGGCCCGTTCACGGCTCGCCGGTTCCGGGATAGGGGACGACGAGCCGCTGGCGGAGACGCTGGTGCTGCTCATCTCGGAGCTCGTCACCAACGCGGTGGTGCACACCGGCTGCCCCGCCGTGCTGCGCATGCTCTTCGGCGCGGGCGACGCGGTCAGGGTGGAGGTCGCCGACACCAGCGCCCGGCCGCCGCAGCCCCGCCATGCGCAGGGGGGCGACACCAACGGCCGCGGCCTGGAGCTGGTCGACGGGCTCGCCGACCGCTGGGGCTGGCAGCCCGAGGGGTCCGGCAAGAGCATCTGGTGCGAGGTCGACCGGTGCGCAGGGGCCCCGATGCCCGGTGAAGCGGTTCCGGCGGGCGCGGCAGGTGCGGCAGGTGCGGCAGGTGCGGCGGCGCACACGCCGGTGCCGACGCCCGTGCCGACGGCTTAG
- a CDS encoding acyl-CoA dehydrogenase family protein — protein MDFRLTDDQHALRRGVRDLLAARFPRTALRAAADREPPAVDRALWRELGDAGFFALRLPEAEGGVGLGLPEAVLVFEEAGRVLLPGPLVATHLAAGTVPGAATGETVVTAVDGALVAWLDEADAVAGDAAGAVAVRSVDPLTPLHRLPAGAASEPATDPAAVLLTAAEQLGSAARTTELAVRYAKEREQFGRPIGGFQAVKHLCAQMLVRTELARAAVYAAAVTADRVEIAGAKLLADEAAIQGARDCLQVHGGMGFTWEADVHLHLKRAWVRARFRQTADQAEELLAAAL, from the coding sequence GTGGACTTCCGACTCACGGACGACCAACACGCCCTGCGCAGGGGCGTACGCGACCTCCTTGCGGCCCGCTTCCCCCGCACCGCCCTGCGCGCGGCGGCCGACCGGGAGCCGCCCGCAGTGGACCGGGCGCTGTGGCGGGAGCTCGGCGACGCCGGGTTCTTCGCGCTGCGGCTGCCCGAGGCGGAGGGCGGGGTCGGGCTCGGACTGCCCGAGGCGGTGCTCGTGTTCGAGGAGGCCGGGCGGGTGCTGCTGCCCGGTCCGCTCGTGGCCACGCACCTCGCGGCGGGGACGGTGCCCGGTGCGGCCACCGGCGAGACCGTGGTGACCGCGGTGGACGGCGCGCTCGTGGCCTGGCTGGACGAGGCCGACGCGGTGGCCGGGGACGCGGCCGGCGCCGTCGCCGTACGATCCGTCGATCCGCTCACCCCACTGCACCGGCTGCCGGCGGGGGCGGCGTCGGAGCCGGCGACCGACCCGGCCGCCGTTCTGCTCACGGCGGCCGAGCAGCTCGGCTCCGCGGCCCGCACCACCGAGCTCGCGGTGCGGTACGCCAAGGAGCGCGAGCAGTTCGGCCGGCCCATCGGCGGCTTCCAGGCGGTCAAGCACCTCTGCGCGCAGATGCTGGTGCGCACCGAACTCGCCCGCGCCGCCGTGTACGCGGCGGCCGTCACCGCCGACCGGGTCGAGATCGCGGGTGCCAAACTCCTCGCCGACGAGGCTGCGATCCAGGGCGCCCGTGACTGCCTCCAGGTGCACGGCGGCATGGGCTTCACCTGGGAGGCCGATGTGCATCTGCACCTCAAGCGGGCCTGGGTGCGGGCCCGTTTCCGGCAGACGGCGGACCAGGCGGAGGAGTTGCTCGCGGCGGCGCTCTGA
- a CDS encoding acyl-CoA dehydrogenase family protein gives MELTYTQEEEAFRTGLREWLAVALPKLPPKPSPDDWPGRRVYDTGWQRALHDAGYADVHWDASPTQRLIFLEETEKAGAPYVGANFVGLLHAGPTIAAEGTPEQRERWLAPILRGEEIWCQGFSEPDAGSDLASLRTRAVRDGDTYVVTGSKTWTSHAEVADWCELLVRTDPDAPKHRGISWLAMPMDAPGITVRPLRTLAGSAEFAEVFLDEVRVPAANRVGEENDGWRVTMVTLSFERGTAFVGEVVACRRTLGELARTARADGRWDDPVLRRRLGRLNAEFGALWRLTQWNVSEATRTGGVPGVGGSVFKLRYSHARQELYDTAAEVLGPDALDLDREWTLDRLSSLSYTIAAGTSQIQRNIVAERVLGLPKGP, from the coding sequence GTGGAACTGACGTACACGCAGGAGGAAGAGGCGTTCAGGACGGGACTGCGCGAATGGCTCGCGGTGGCCCTGCCGAAGCTGCCGCCGAAGCCCTCGCCCGACGACTGGCCCGGCCGCCGGGTGTACGACACGGGCTGGCAGCGGGCGCTGCACGACGCCGGATACGCCGATGTCCACTGGGACGCGTCCCCGACCCAGCGGCTGATCTTCCTGGAGGAGACGGAGAAGGCCGGAGCGCCCTACGTGGGGGCCAACTTCGTCGGGCTGCTGCACGCCGGTCCGACGATCGCGGCCGAGGGGACGCCGGAGCAGCGGGAACGCTGGCTGGCACCGATCCTGCGCGGTGAGGAGATCTGGTGCCAGGGCTTCAGCGAGCCCGACGCGGGCTCCGACCTCGCCTCGCTGCGGACCCGGGCGGTGCGGGACGGCGACACCTATGTGGTGACCGGGTCGAAGACATGGACCTCGCACGCCGAGGTCGCCGACTGGTGCGAACTGCTGGTGCGCACCGACCCGGACGCCCCGAAGCACCGCGGGATCTCCTGGCTGGCGATGCCGATGGACGCCCCCGGAATCACCGTACGGCCGCTGCGCACGCTGGCCGGGTCGGCGGAGTTCGCCGAGGTCTTCCTGGACGAGGTGCGGGTGCCGGCCGCCAACCGGGTGGGGGAGGAGAACGACGGCTGGCGGGTCACGATGGTGACCCTGTCCTTCGAGCGCGGCACGGCCTTCGTCGGCGAAGTCGTCGCCTGCCGCCGCACCCTGGGCGAACTGGCGCGCACCGCACGCGCCGACGGGCGCTGGGACGATCCCGTGCTGCGGCGCAGACTGGGCAGGCTGAACGCGGAGTTCGGCGCGCTGTGGCGGCTGACCCAGTGGAACGTCAGCGAGGCCACCCGCACGGGCGGGGTGCCGGGCGTCGGCGGCTCGGTCTTCAAACTGCGCTACTCCCACGCCCGCCAGGAGCTGTACGACACGGCGGCCGAGGTCCTCGGCCCCGACGCGCTGGACCTGGACCGGGAGTGGACCCTGGACCGGCTCTCCTCGCTGTCGTACACGATCGCCGCCGGCACCTCCCAGATCCAGCGGAACATCGTCGCCGAGCGCGTCCTCGGCCTGCCGAAGGGCCCCTGA
- a CDS encoding amidohydrolase family protein, whose amino-acid sequence MHQELPRIISVDDHVIEPAHLFETWLPAKYRDRGPQPLTAGIGELAYVGGKYQITMDPDGPPTDWWIYEDLKFPYKRNIAAVGFDRDDMTLEGITRAEMRRGCWDPKARLEDMDLNHVEASLCFPTFPRFCGQTFAEAKDKEVALACVRAYNDWMVEEWCGDSGGRLIPLCIIPLWDIDLAVAEIRRNAARGVRAVTFSEIPTHLGLPSIHSGYWDPFFAVCQETGTVVNMHIGSSSQMPAASPDAPPAVQASLSFNNAMASMMDFLFSGVLVRFPALKLAYSEGQMGWIPYALERADDVWEEHRAWGGVRDLIPEPPSTYYYRQIFCCFFRDKHGVASLDVVGRDNATFETDYPHVDSTFPHTKEVALDHVAGLDDETVYKLMRGNAIRMLGLDLDA is encoded by the coding sequence ATGCACCAGGAACTGCCTCGGATCATCAGCGTCGACGACCATGTGATCGAGCCCGCGCATCTCTTCGAGACCTGGCTGCCGGCGAAGTACCGGGACCGCGGGCCGCAGCCGCTGACCGCCGGGATCGGCGAGCTGGCGTACGTCGGCGGCAAGTACCAGATCACGATGGACCCGGACGGTCCCCCGACCGACTGGTGGATCTACGAGGACCTCAAGTTCCCGTACAAGCGCAACATCGCCGCCGTCGGCTTCGACCGCGACGACATGACGCTGGAGGGCATCACCCGGGCAGAGATGCGGCGCGGCTGCTGGGACCCCAAGGCCAGGCTGGAGGATATGGACCTCAACCATGTCGAGGCGTCCCTCTGCTTCCCCACCTTCCCCCGCTTCTGCGGCCAGACCTTCGCCGAGGCCAAGGACAAGGAGGTCGCGCTCGCCTGCGTCCGCGCGTACAACGACTGGATGGTGGAGGAGTGGTGCGGCGACAGCGGCGGCCGGCTCATCCCGCTCTGCATCATCCCGCTGTGGGACATCGACCTCGCCGTCGCCGAGATCCGGCGGAACGCGGCGCGCGGGGTCCGGGCCGTCACCTTCAGCGAGATCCCCACCCACCTCGGGCTGCCGTCGATCCACTCAGGCTACTGGGACCCGTTCTTCGCGGTCTGCCAGGAGACCGGGACGGTCGTCAACATGCACATCGGCTCGTCCTCGCAGATGCCGGCCGCGTCCCCGGACGCCCCGCCCGCCGTGCAGGCGTCGCTGTCCTTCAACAACGCCATGGCCTCGATGATGGACTTCCTCTTCAGCGGGGTCCTGGTCAGGTTCCCCGCGCTCAAGCTCGCCTACAGCGAGGGCCAGATGGGCTGGATCCCGTACGCGCTGGAGCGCGCGGACGACGTGTGGGAGGAGCACCGGGCCTGGGGCGGGGTGCGGGACCTCATCCCCGAGCCGCCGTCCACGTACTACTACCGGCAGATCTTCTGCTGCTTCTTCCGCGACAAGCACGGGGTCGCCTCGCTGGACGTGGTGGGCCGGGACAACGCCACCTTCGAGACCGACTATCCGCACGTCGACTCGACCTTCCCGCACACGAAGGAGGTCGCGCTCGACCATGTCGCCGGGCTCGACGACGAGACGGTCTACAAGCTGATGCGCGGGAACGCGATCCGGATGCTGGGCCTGGACCTGGACGCGTAG
- a CDS encoding class I adenylate-forming enzyme family protein, with the protein MTETAHALGASRTLWELIDRRAALTPDRTALIQDDGRRLAFGELRDRCERVAAGLCAMGVRPGTVVAWQLPTRIETVLLSGALARIGAVQSPIIPFYRDREVGFALRESKAEFFAVPGTWRGFDHGEMARRLGARGVFDAYASLPDGDPAVLPPPPDGGTSPAEGPGGGPGGGPGGGASVRWIYWTSGTTSDPKGVLHTDRSLIAGGSCLAHALRLTPDDVGSIAFPFAHIGGADYLVMLLLYGFPAVLFEKFALPDALETYRRHGVTTAGGSTAFYAMFLAEQRKRPGEPVVPSLRLLAGGGAAKPPELYHAIVREMGVQLTHGYGMTEVPMITMGDPDDTPENLATTEGRPPEGMEIRIVDGEVRLRGEAVCRGYLDPAQSAAVFDPDGFLITGDLGHLTESGHLVLTGRLKDVIIRKGENISAKEIEDLLHEHPAVGEAAVIGLPDPERGERVCAVLTPRPGAGAPPGLADITAYLREAGLAVHKLPEQVEVMEALPRNEALRKVLKYKLRERFSATSAPLRSENLRAHRRTRP; encoded by the coding sequence ATGACCGAGACCGCACACGCCCTGGGCGCCTCCCGCACCCTCTGGGAGCTCATCGACCGCCGCGCCGCGCTCACCCCCGACCGCACCGCGCTGATCCAGGACGACGGCAGGCGGCTGGCCTTCGGCGAGCTGCGCGACCGCTGCGAGCGGGTCGCCGCCGGGCTGTGCGCGATGGGCGTACGCCCGGGGACGGTCGTCGCCTGGCAGCTGCCCACCCGGATCGAGACCGTCCTGCTCAGCGGCGCGCTGGCCCGGATCGGCGCCGTGCAGTCCCCGATCATCCCGTTCTACCGGGACCGGGAGGTCGGCTTCGCGCTGCGCGAGTCGAAGGCGGAGTTCTTCGCGGTGCCGGGCACCTGGCGCGGCTTCGACCACGGGGAGATGGCGCGGCGGCTCGGCGCGCGCGGCGTCTTCGACGCGTACGCGTCACTGCCGGACGGCGATCCGGCCGTGCTGCCCCCGCCGCCGGACGGGGGGACCTCCCCGGCCGAAGGCCCGGGGGGAGGCCCTGGCGGAGGCCCTGGCGGAGGCGCGTCCGTGCGCTGGATCTACTGGACCTCCGGCACCACCTCCGACCCGAAGGGCGTGCTGCACACCGACCGCTCACTGATCGCCGGCGGCTCCTGCCTGGCACACGCGCTGCGGCTCACCCCGGACGACGTCGGCTCGATCGCGTTCCCCTTCGCCCACATCGGCGGGGCGGACTACCTGGTGATGCTGCTGCTGTACGGGTTCCCGGCCGTCCTCTTCGAGAAGTTCGCGCTCCCGGACGCGCTGGAGACGTACCGCAGGCACGGGGTCACGACGGCCGGCGGATCCACCGCCTTCTACGCGATGTTCCTGGCCGAACAGCGCAAACGGCCCGGGGAGCCGGTCGTCCCCAGCCTGCGGCTGCTGGCGGGCGGCGGCGCGGCGAAACCGCCCGAGCTGTACCACGCGATCGTCCGCGAGATGGGCGTGCAGCTCACCCACGGCTACGGCATGACCGAGGTGCCGATGATCACGATGGGCGACCCGGACGACACCCCCGAGAACCTCGCGACGACGGAGGGCCGGCCGCCGGAGGGCATGGAGATACGGATCGTCGACGGCGAGGTGCGGCTGCGGGGCGAGGCCGTCTGCCGCGGCTATCTGGACCCCGCGCAGAGCGCGGCGGTCTTCGATCCGGACGGCTTTCTGATCACCGGTGACCTCGGGCATCTGACCGAGTCCGGGCATCTCGTCCTCACCGGACGCCTCAAGGACGTCATCATCCGCAAAGGCGAGAACATCTCGGCCAAGGAGATCGAGGACCTGCTGCACGAGCACCCGGCGGTCGGGGAGGCGGCGGTCATCGGCCTGCCCGACCCCGAGCGCGGGGAGCGCGTCTGCGCGGTGCTCACGCCGCGCCCCGGTGCCGGCGCTCCGCCGGGGCTCGCTGACATCACGGCCTACCTGCGGGAGGCGGGCCTCGCCGTGCACAAGCTGCCGGAGCAGGTGGAGGTGATGGAGGCGCTGCCGCGGAACGAGGCCCTCCGGAAGGTCCTGAAGTACAAGCTGCGGGAGCGGTTCAGCGCGACTTCCGCACCGCTTCGGTCAGAGAATTTGCGCGCGCATCGTCGGACCCGCCCATGA